Proteins encoded together in one Onychomys torridus chromosome 1, mOncTor1.1, whole genome shotgun sequence window:
- the Sf1 gene encoding splicing factor 1 isoform X5, protein MATGANATPLDFPSKKRKRSRWNQDTMEQKTVIPGMPTVIPPGLTREQERAYIVQLQIEDLTRKLRTGDLGIPPNPEDRSPSPEPIYNSEGKRLNTREFRTRKKLEEERHTLITEMVALNPDFKPPADYKPPATRVSDKVMIPQDEYPEINFVGLLIGPRGNTLKNIEKECNAKIMIRGKGSVKEGKVGRKDGQMLPGEDEPLHALVTANTMENVKKAVEQIRNILKQGIETPEDQNDLRKMQLRELARLNGTLREDDNRILRPWQSSETRSITNTTVCTKCGGAGHIASDCKFQRPGDPQSAQDKARMDKEYLSLMAELGEAPVPASVGSTSGPATTPLASAPRPAAPASNPPPPSLMSTTQSRPPWMNSGPSENRPYHGMHGGGPGGPGGGPHSFPHPLPSLTGGHGGHPMQHNPNGPPPPWMQPPPPPMNQGPHPPGHHGPPPMGKSVPGKYACGLWGLSPASRKRYDAAAAYGHDAAASATSQWAAPASSLWSSSSMAAAAAAASTTPSAQQQYGFQHPLAMAAKIPPRGGDGPSHESEDFPRPLVTLPGRQPQQRPWWTGWFGKAA, encoded by the exons ATGGCGACCGGAGCGAACGCCACGCCGCTGG ACTTCCCAagtaagaagaggaagaggagccgTTGGAACCAAGACACAATGGAACAGAAGACAGTGATTCCAGGCATGCCCACAGTTATCCCCCCTGGACTGACTCGGGAACAAGAAAGAGCTTATATAG TGCAACTACAGATAGAAGACCTGACTCGTAAACTGCGCACAGGAGACCTGGGCATCCCCCCTAACCCTGAGGACAG GTCCCCTTCCCCTGAACCAATCTACAACAGCGAGGGGAAGCGGCTTAATACTCGAGAGTTCCGTACTCGAAAAAAGCTTGAAGAGGAGCGACATACCCTCATCACCGAGATGGTTGCTCTCAACCCAGACTTTAAACCACCTGCAGATTACAA GCCTCCAGCAACACGTGTGAGTGATAAAGTGATGATCCCCCAAGATGAGTATCCAGAAATCAATTTTGTGGGGCTCTTAATTGGGCCCAG AGGGAACACCCTGAAGAACATTGAGAAGGAATGCAATGCCAAGATCATGATTCGGGGGAAAGGATCTGTGAAAGAAGGGAAAGTTGGGCGCAAAGATGGTCAAATGTTGCCAGGGGAGGATGAACCTCTTCATGCTCTAGTCACTGCCAATACAATGGAGAATGTCAAAAAGGCAGTAGAACAG ATCAGAAACATCCTGAAGCAGGGTATTGAGACACCAGAGGACCAGAATGATCTACGGAAGATGCAGCTTCGAGAGTTGGCTCGCTTGAATGGTACTCTACGGGAAGATGATAACAG GATCTTAAGACCTTGGCAGAGCTCAGAGACACGCAGCATTACCAATACTACCGTGTGTACCAAGTGTGGAGGGGCTGGCCATATTGCCTCTGATTGCAAATTTCAGAG GCCTGGCGACCCTCAGTCAGCTCAGGATAAAGCACGGATGGATAAAGAATATTTGTCCCTTATGGCTGAGCTAGGGGAAGCTCCTGTCCCTGCATCTGTGGGCTCCACCTCTGGACCTGCCACCACACCCCTGGCCAGTGCACCAAGACCTGCTGCTCCTGCCAGCAACCCACCACCACCG TCTCTCATGTCTACAACGCAGAGTCGCCCACCCTGGATGAATTCTGGTCCTTCAGAGAATCGGCCCTACCATGGCATGCATGGAGGTGGGCCTGGTGGGCCTGGAGGTGGCCCCCACAGCTTCCCACACCCATTACCCAGCCTGACAGGTGGGCATGGTGGACATCCCATGCAACACAATCCAAACGGACCACCACCACCTTGGATgcagccgccgccaccaccaaTGAACCAGGGCCCCCATCCACCTGGGCACCATGGCCCTCCTCCAATGGGTAA ATCAGTACCTGGGAAGTACGCCTGTGGGCTCTGGGGTCTATCGCCTGCATCAAGGAAAAG GTATGATGCCGCCGCCGCCTATGGGCATGATGCCGCCGCCTCCGCCACCTCCCAGTGGGCAGCCCCCGCCTCCTCCCTCTGGTCCTCTTCCtccatggcagcagcagcagcagcagcctccacCACCCCCTCCGCCCAGCAGCAGTATGGCTTCCAGCACCCCCTTGCCATGGCAGCAAA GATCCCTCCCCGCGGCGGCGATGGCCCGAGCCATGAGAGTGAGGACTTTCCGCGCCCATTGGTGACCCTTCCAGGCAGACAGCCTCAGCAGCGCCCCTGGTGGACAGGATGGTTCGGCAAAGCAGCCTGA
- the Sf1 gene encoding splicing factor 1 isoform X12 gives MATGANATPLDFPSKKRKRSRWNQDTMEQKTVIPGMPTVIPPGLTREQERAYIVQLQIEDLTRKLRTGDLGIPPNPEDRSPSPEPIYNSEGKRLNTREFRTRKKLEEERHTLITEMVALNPDFKPPADYKPPATRVSDKVMIPQDEYPEINFVGLLIGPRGNTLKNIEKECNAKIMIRGKGSVKEGKVGRKDGQMLPGEDEPLHALVTANTMENVKKAVEQIRNILKQGIETPEDQNDLRKMQLRELARLNGTLREDDNRILRPWQSSETRSITNTTVCTKCGGAGHIASDCKFQRPGDPQSAQDKARMDKEYLSLMAELGEAPVPASVGSTSGPATTPLASAPRPAAPASNPPPPSLMSTTQSRPPWMNSGPSENRPYHGMHGGGPGGPGGGPHSFPHPLPSLTGGHGGHPMQHNPNGPPPPWMQPPPPPMNQGPHPPGHHGPPPMDQYLGSTPVGSGVYRLHQGKGMMPPPPMGMMPPPPPPPSGQPPPPPSGPLPPWQQQQQQPPPPPPPSSSMASSTPLPWQQNTTTTTTSAGTGSIPPWQQQQAAAAASPGAPQMQGNPTMVPLPPGVQPPLPPGAPPPPPPPPPGSAGMMIPPRGGDGPSHESEDFPRPLVTLPGRQPQQRPWWTGWFGKAA, from the exons ATGGCGACCGGAGCGAACGCCACGCCGCTGG ACTTCCCAagtaagaagaggaagaggagccgTTGGAACCAAGACACAATGGAACAGAAGACAGTGATTCCAGGCATGCCCACAGTTATCCCCCCTGGACTGACTCGGGAACAAGAAAGAGCTTATATAG TGCAACTACAGATAGAAGACCTGACTCGTAAACTGCGCACAGGAGACCTGGGCATCCCCCCTAACCCTGAGGACAG GTCCCCTTCCCCTGAACCAATCTACAACAGCGAGGGGAAGCGGCTTAATACTCGAGAGTTCCGTACTCGAAAAAAGCTTGAAGAGGAGCGACATACCCTCATCACCGAGATGGTTGCTCTCAACCCAGACTTTAAACCACCTGCAGATTACAA GCCTCCAGCAACACGTGTGAGTGATAAAGTGATGATCCCCCAAGATGAGTATCCAGAAATCAATTTTGTGGGGCTCTTAATTGGGCCCAG AGGGAACACCCTGAAGAACATTGAGAAGGAATGCAATGCCAAGATCATGATTCGGGGGAAAGGATCTGTGAAAGAAGGGAAAGTTGGGCGCAAAGATGGTCAAATGTTGCCAGGGGAGGATGAACCTCTTCATGCTCTAGTCACTGCCAATACAATGGAGAATGTCAAAAAGGCAGTAGAACAG ATCAGAAACATCCTGAAGCAGGGTATTGAGACACCAGAGGACCAGAATGATCTACGGAAGATGCAGCTTCGAGAGTTGGCTCGCTTGAATGGTACTCTACGGGAAGATGATAACAG GATCTTAAGACCTTGGCAGAGCTCAGAGACACGCAGCATTACCAATACTACCGTGTGTACCAAGTGTGGAGGGGCTGGCCATATTGCCTCTGATTGCAAATTTCAGAG GCCTGGCGACCCTCAGTCAGCTCAGGATAAAGCACGGATGGATAAAGAATATTTGTCCCTTATGGCTGAGCTAGGGGAAGCTCCTGTCCCTGCATCTGTGGGCTCCACCTCTGGACCTGCCACCACACCCCTGGCCAGTGCACCAAGACCTGCTGCTCCTGCCAGCAACCCACCACCACCG TCTCTCATGTCTACAACGCAGAGTCGCCCACCCTGGATGAATTCTGGTCCTTCAGAGAATCGGCCCTACCATGGCATGCATGGAGGTGGGCCTGGTGGGCCTGGAGGTGGCCCCCACAGCTTCCCACACCCATTACCCAGCCTGACAGGTGGGCATGGTGGACATCCCATGCAACACAATCCAAACGGACCACCACCACCTTGGATgcagccgccgccaccaccaaTGAACCAGGGCCCCCATCCACCTGGGCACCATGGCCCTCCTCCAATGG ATCAGTACCTGGGAAGTACGCCTGTGGGCTCTGGGGTCTATCGCCTGCATCAAGGAAAAG GTATGATGCCGCCGCCGCCTATGGGCATGATGCCGCCGCCTCCGCCACCTCCCAGTGGGCAGCCCCCGCCTCCTCCCTCTGGTCCTCTTCCtccatggcagcagcagcagcagcagcctccacCACCCCCTCCGCCCAGCAGCAGTATGGCTTCCAGCACCCCCTTGCCATGGCAGCAAA ATACGACGACTACCACCACGAGCGCTGGCACAGGGTCCATCCCGCCATGGCAACAGCAGCAGGCGGCTGCCGCAGCTTCTCCAGGAGCCCCTCAGATGCAAGGCAACCCCACTATGGTGCCCCTGCCCCCCGGGGTCCAGCCGCCTCTGCCGCCCGGGGCCCCTCCCCCTCCGCCGCCTCCGCCACCTGGTTCCGCCGGCATGAT GATCCCTCCCCGCGGCGGCGATGGCCCGAGCCATGAGAGTGAGGACTTTCCGCGCCCATTGGTGACCCTTCCAGGCAGACAGCCTCAGCAGCGCCCCTGGTGGACAGGATGGTTCGGCAAAGCAGCCTGA
- the Sf1 gene encoding splicing factor 1 isoform X7: protein MATGANATPLDFPSKKRKRSRWNQDTMEQKTVIPGMPTVIPPGLTREQERAYIVQLQIEDLTRKLRTGDLGIPPNPEDRSPSPEPIYNSEGKRLNTREFRTRKKLEEERHTLITEMVALNPDFKPPADYKPPATRVSDKVMIPQDEYPEINFVGLLIGPRGNTLKNIEKECNAKIMIRGKGSVKEGKVGRKDGQMLPGEDEPLHALVTANTMENVKKAVEQIRNILKQGIETPEDQNDLRKMQLRELARLNGTLREDDNRILRPWQSSETRSITNTTVCTKCGGAGHIASDCKFQRPGDPQSAQDKARMDKEYLSLMAELGEAPVPASVGSTSGPATTPLASAPRPAAPASNPPPPSLMSTTQSRPPWMNSGPSENRPYHGMHGGGPGGPGGGPHSFPHPLPSLTGGHGGHPMQHNPNGPPPPWMQPPPPPMNQGPHPPGHHGPPPMDQYLGSTPVGSGVYRLHQGKGMMPPPPMGMMPPPPPPPSGQPPPPPSGPLPPWQQQQQQPPPPPPPSSSMASSTPLPWQQRSLPAAAMARAMRVRTFRAHW, encoded by the exons ATGGCGACCGGAGCGAACGCCACGCCGCTGG ACTTCCCAagtaagaagaggaagaggagccgTTGGAACCAAGACACAATGGAACAGAAGACAGTGATTCCAGGCATGCCCACAGTTATCCCCCCTGGACTGACTCGGGAACAAGAAAGAGCTTATATAG TGCAACTACAGATAGAAGACCTGACTCGTAAACTGCGCACAGGAGACCTGGGCATCCCCCCTAACCCTGAGGACAG GTCCCCTTCCCCTGAACCAATCTACAACAGCGAGGGGAAGCGGCTTAATACTCGAGAGTTCCGTACTCGAAAAAAGCTTGAAGAGGAGCGACATACCCTCATCACCGAGATGGTTGCTCTCAACCCAGACTTTAAACCACCTGCAGATTACAA GCCTCCAGCAACACGTGTGAGTGATAAAGTGATGATCCCCCAAGATGAGTATCCAGAAATCAATTTTGTGGGGCTCTTAATTGGGCCCAG AGGGAACACCCTGAAGAACATTGAGAAGGAATGCAATGCCAAGATCATGATTCGGGGGAAAGGATCTGTGAAAGAAGGGAAAGTTGGGCGCAAAGATGGTCAAATGTTGCCAGGGGAGGATGAACCTCTTCATGCTCTAGTCACTGCCAATACAATGGAGAATGTCAAAAAGGCAGTAGAACAG ATCAGAAACATCCTGAAGCAGGGTATTGAGACACCAGAGGACCAGAATGATCTACGGAAGATGCAGCTTCGAGAGTTGGCTCGCTTGAATGGTACTCTACGGGAAGATGATAACAG GATCTTAAGACCTTGGCAGAGCTCAGAGACACGCAGCATTACCAATACTACCGTGTGTACCAAGTGTGGAGGGGCTGGCCATATTGCCTCTGATTGCAAATTTCAGAG GCCTGGCGACCCTCAGTCAGCTCAGGATAAAGCACGGATGGATAAAGAATATTTGTCCCTTATGGCTGAGCTAGGGGAAGCTCCTGTCCCTGCATCTGTGGGCTCCACCTCTGGACCTGCCACCACACCCCTGGCCAGTGCACCAAGACCTGCTGCTCCTGCCAGCAACCCACCACCACCG TCTCTCATGTCTACAACGCAGAGTCGCCCACCCTGGATGAATTCTGGTCCTTCAGAGAATCGGCCCTACCATGGCATGCATGGAGGTGGGCCTGGTGGGCCTGGAGGTGGCCCCCACAGCTTCCCACACCCATTACCCAGCCTGACAGGTGGGCATGGTGGACATCCCATGCAACACAATCCAAACGGACCACCACCACCTTGGATgcagccgccgccaccaccaaTGAACCAGGGCCCCCATCCACCTGGGCACCATGGCCCTCCTCCAATGG ATCAGTACCTGGGAAGTACGCCTGTGGGCTCTGGGGTCTATCGCCTGCATCAAGGAAAAG GTATGATGCCGCCGCCGCCTATGGGCATGATGCCGCCGCCTCCGCCACCTCCCAGTGGGCAGCCCCCGCCTCCTCCCTCTGGTCCTCTTCCtccatggcagcagcagcagcagcagcctccacCACCCCCTCCGCCCAGCAGCAGTATGGCTTCCAGCACCCCCTTGCCATGGCAGCAAA GATCCCTCCCCGCGGCGGCGATGGCCCGAGCCATGAGAGTGAGGACTTTCCGCGCCCATTGGTGA
- the Sf1 gene encoding splicing factor 1 isoform X6: MATGANATPLDFPSKKRKRSRWNQDTMEQKTVIPGMPTVIPPGLTREQERAYIVQLQIEDLTRKLRTGDLGIPPNPEDRSPSPEPIYNSEGKRLNTREFRTRKKLEEERHTLITEMVALNPDFKPPADYKPPATRVSDKVMIPQDEYPEINFVGLLIGPRGNTLKNIEKECNAKIMIRGKGSVKEGKVGRKDGQMLPGEDEPLHALVTANTMENVKKAVEQIRNILKQGIETPEDQNDLRKMQLRELARLNGTLREDDNRILRPWQSSETRSITNTTVCTKCGGAGHIASDCKFQRPGDPQSAQDKARMDKEYLSLMAELGEAPVPASVGSTSGPATTPLASAPRPAAPASNPPPPSLMSTTQSRPPWMNSGPSENRPYHGMHGGGPGGPGGGPHSFPHPLPSLTGGHGGHPMQHNPNGPPPPWMQPPPPPMNQGPHPPGHHGPPPMVPGKYACGLWGLSPASRKRYDAAAAYGHDAAASATSQWAAPASSLWSSSSMAAAAAAASTTPSAQQQYGFQHPLAMAAKIPPRGGDGPSHESEDFPRPLVTLPGRQPQQRPWWTGWFGKAA, from the exons ATGGCGACCGGAGCGAACGCCACGCCGCTGG ACTTCCCAagtaagaagaggaagaggagccgTTGGAACCAAGACACAATGGAACAGAAGACAGTGATTCCAGGCATGCCCACAGTTATCCCCCCTGGACTGACTCGGGAACAAGAAAGAGCTTATATAG TGCAACTACAGATAGAAGACCTGACTCGTAAACTGCGCACAGGAGACCTGGGCATCCCCCCTAACCCTGAGGACAG GTCCCCTTCCCCTGAACCAATCTACAACAGCGAGGGGAAGCGGCTTAATACTCGAGAGTTCCGTACTCGAAAAAAGCTTGAAGAGGAGCGACATACCCTCATCACCGAGATGGTTGCTCTCAACCCAGACTTTAAACCACCTGCAGATTACAA GCCTCCAGCAACACGTGTGAGTGATAAAGTGATGATCCCCCAAGATGAGTATCCAGAAATCAATTTTGTGGGGCTCTTAATTGGGCCCAG AGGGAACACCCTGAAGAACATTGAGAAGGAATGCAATGCCAAGATCATGATTCGGGGGAAAGGATCTGTGAAAGAAGGGAAAGTTGGGCGCAAAGATGGTCAAATGTTGCCAGGGGAGGATGAACCTCTTCATGCTCTAGTCACTGCCAATACAATGGAGAATGTCAAAAAGGCAGTAGAACAG ATCAGAAACATCCTGAAGCAGGGTATTGAGACACCAGAGGACCAGAATGATCTACGGAAGATGCAGCTTCGAGAGTTGGCTCGCTTGAATGGTACTCTACGGGAAGATGATAACAG GATCTTAAGACCTTGGCAGAGCTCAGAGACACGCAGCATTACCAATACTACCGTGTGTACCAAGTGTGGAGGGGCTGGCCATATTGCCTCTGATTGCAAATTTCAGAG GCCTGGCGACCCTCAGTCAGCTCAGGATAAAGCACGGATGGATAAAGAATATTTGTCCCTTATGGCTGAGCTAGGGGAAGCTCCTGTCCCTGCATCTGTGGGCTCCACCTCTGGACCTGCCACCACACCCCTGGCCAGTGCACCAAGACCTGCTGCTCCTGCCAGCAACCCACCACCACCG TCTCTCATGTCTACAACGCAGAGTCGCCCACCCTGGATGAATTCTGGTCCTTCAGAGAATCGGCCCTACCATGGCATGCATGGAGGTGGGCCTGGTGGGCCTGGAGGTGGCCCCCACAGCTTCCCACACCCATTACCCAGCCTGACAGGTGGGCATGGTGGACATCCCATGCAACACAATCCAAACGGACCACCACCACCTTGGATgcagccgccgccaccaccaaTGAACCAGGGCCCCCATCCACCTGGGCACCATGGCCCTCCTCCAATGG TACCTGGGAAGTACGCCTGTGGGCTCTGGGGTCTATCGCCTGCATCAAGGAAAAG GTATGATGCCGCCGCCGCCTATGGGCATGATGCCGCCGCCTCCGCCACCTCCCAGTGGGCAGCCCCCGCCTCCTCCCTCTGGTCCTCTTCCtccatggcagcagcagcagcagcagcctccacCACCCCCTCCGCCCAGCAGCAGTATGGCTTCCAGCACCCCCTTGCCATGGCAGCAAA GATCCCTCCCCGCGGCGGCGATGGCCCGAGCCATGAGAGTGAGGACTTTCCGCGCCCATTGGTGACCCTTCCAGGCAGACAGCCTCAGCAGCGCCCCTGGTGGACAGGATGGTTCGGCAAAGCAGCCTGA
- the Sf1 gene encoding splicing factor 1 isoform X1 yields MATGANATPLDFPSKKRKRSRWNQDTMEQKTVIPGMPTVIPPGLTREQERAYIVQLQIEDLTRKLRTGDLGIPPNPEDRSPSPEPIYNSEGKRLNTREFRTRKKLEEERHTLITEMVALNPDFKPPADYKPPATRVSDKVMIPQDEYPEINFVGLLIGPRGNTLKNIEKECNAKIMIRGKGSVKEGKVGRKDGQMLPGEDEPLHALVTANTMENVKKAVEQIRNILKQGIETPEDQNDLRKMQLRELARLNGTLREDDNRILRPWQSSETRSITNTTVCTKCGGAGHIASDCKFQRPGDPQSAQDKARMDKEYLSLMAELGEAPVPASVGSTSGPATTPLASAPRPAAPASNPPPPSLMSTTQSRPPWMNSGPSENRPYHGMHGGGPGGPGGGPHSFPHPLPSLTGGHGGHPMQHNPNGPPPPWMQPPPPPMNQGPHPPGHHGPPPMDQYLGSTPVGSGVYRLHQGKGMMPPPPMGMMPPPPPPPSGQPPPPPSGPLPPWQQQQQQPPPPPPPSSSMASSTPLPWQQNTTTTTTSAGTGSIPPWQQQQAAAAASPGAPQMQGNPTMVPLPPGVQPPLPPGAPPPPPPPPPGSAGMMYAPPPPPPPPMDPSNFVTMMGMGVAGMPPFGMPPAPPPPPPQN; encoded by the exons ATGGCGACCGGAGCGAACGCCACGCCGCTGG ACTTCCCAagtaagaagaggaagaggagccgTTGGAACCAAGACACAATGGAACAGAAGACAGTGATTCCAGGCATGCCCACAGTTATCCCCCCTGGACTGACTCGGGAACAAGAAAGAGCTTATATAG TGCAACTACAGATAGAAGACCTGACTCGTAAACTGCGCACAGGAGACCTGGGCATCCCCCCTAACCCTGAGGACAG GTCCCCTTCCCCTGAACCAATCTACAACAGCGAGGGGAAGCGGCTTAATACTCGAGAGTTCCGTACTCGAAAAAAGCTTGAAGAGGAGCGACATACCCTCATCACCGAGATGGTTGCTCTCAACCCAGACTTTAAACCACCTGCAGATTACAA GCCTCCAGCAACACGTGTGAGTGATAAAGTGATGATCCCCCAAGATGAGTATCCAGAAATCAATTTTGTGGGGCTCTTAATTGGGCCCAG AGGGAACACCCTGAAGAACATTGAGAAGGAATGCAATGCCAAGATCATGATTCGGGGGAAAGGATCTGTGAAAGAAGGGAAAGTTGGGCGCAAAGATGGTCAAATGTTGCCAGGGGAGGATGAACCTCTTCATGCTCTAGTCACTGCCAATACAATGGAGAATGTCAAAAAGGCAGTAGAACAG ATCAGAAACATCCTGAAGCAGGGTATTGAGACACCAGAGGACCAGAATGATCTACGGAAGATGCAGCTTCGAGAGTTGGCTCGCTTGAATGGTACTCTACGGGAAGATGATAACAG GATCTTAAGACCTTGGCAGAGCTCAGAGACACGCAGCATTACCAATACTACCGTGTGTACCAAGTGTGGAGGGGCTGGCCATATTGCCTCTGATTGCAAATTTCAGAG GCCTGGCGACCCTCAGTCAGCTCAGGATAAAGCACGGATGGATAAAGAATATTTGTCCCTTATGGCTGAGCTAGGGGAAGCTCCTGTCCCTGCATCTGTGGGCTCCACCTCTGGACCTGCCACCACACCCCTGGCCAGTGCACCAAGACCTGCTGCTCCTGCCAGCAACCCACCACCACCG TCTCTCATGTCTACAACGCAGAGTCGCCCACCCTGGATGAATTCTGGTCCTTCAGAGAATCGGCCCTACCATGGCATGCATGGAGGTGGGCCTGGTGGGCCTGGAGGTGGCCCCCACAGCTTCCCACACCCATTACCCAGCCTGACAGGTGGGCATGGTGGACATCCCATGCAACACAATCCAAACGGACCACCACCACCTTGGATgcagccgccgccaccaccaaTGAACCAGGGCCCCCATCCACCTGGGCACCATGGCCCTCCTCCAATGG ATCAGTACCTGGGAAGTACGCCTGTGGGCTCTGGGGTCTATCGCCTGCATCAAGGAAAAG GTATGATGCCGCCGCCGCCTATGGGCATGATGCCGCCGCCTCCGCCACCTCCCAGTGGGCAGCCCCCGCCTCCTCCCTCTGGTCCTCTTCCtccatggcagcagcagcagcagcagcctccacCACCCCCTCCGCCCAGCAGCAGTATGGCTTCCAGCACCCCCTTGCCATGGCAGCAAA ATACGACGACTACCACCACGAGCGCTGGCACAGGGTCCATCCCGCCATGGCAACAGCAGCAGGCGGCTGCCGCAGCTTCTCCAGGAGCCCCTCAGATGCAAGGCAACCCCACTATGGTGCCCCTGCCCCCCGGGGTCCAGCCGCCTCTGCCGCCCGGGGCCCCTCCCCCTCCGCCGCCTCCGCCACCTGGTTCCGCCGGCATGATGTatgccccaccccctcctcccccgCCTCCCATGGACCCTTCTAACTTTGTCACCATGATGGGCATGGGGGTGGCGGGCATGCCGCCCTTCGGGATGCCTCCAGCTCCCCCACCGCCTCCACCACAGAACTAg
- the Sf1 gene encoding splicing factor 1 isoform X4 — protein MATGANATPLDFPSKKRKRSRWNQDTMEQKTVIPGMPTVIPPGLTREQERAYIVQLQIEDLTRKLRTGDLGIPPNPEDRSPSPEPIYNSEGKRLNTREFRTRKKLEEERHTLITEMVALNPDFKPPADYKPPATRVSDKVMIPQDEYPEINFVGLLIGPRGNTLKNIEKECNAKIMIRGKGSVKEGKVGRKDGQMLPGEDEPLHALVTANTMENVKKAVEQIRNILKQGIETPEDQNDLRKMQLRELARLNGTLREDDNRILRPWQSSETRSITNTTVCTKCGGAGHIASDCKFQRPGDPQSAQDKARMDKEYLSLMAELGEAPVPASVGSTSGPATTPLASAPRPAAPASNPPPPSLMSTTQSRPPWMNSGPSENRPYHGMHGGGPGGPGGGPHSFPHPLPSLTGGHGGHPMQHNPNGPPPPWMQPPPPPMNQGPHPPGHHGPPPMVPGKYACGLWGLSPASRKRYDAAAAYGHDAAASATSQWAAPASSLWSSSSMAAAAAAASTTPSAQQQYGFQHPLAMAAKYDDYHHERWHRVHPAMATAAGGCRSFSRSPSDARQPHYGAPAPRGPAASAARGPSPSAASATWFRRHDVCPTPSSPASHGPF, from the exons ATGGCGACCGGAGCGAACGCCACGCCGCTGG ACTTCCCAagtaagaagaggaagaggagccgTTGGAACCAAGACACAATGGAACAGAAGACAGTGATTCCAGGCATGCCCACAGTTATCCCCCCTGGACTGACTCGGGAACAAGAAAGAGCTTATATAG TGCAACTACAGATAGAAGACCTGACTCGTAAACTGCGCACAGGAGACCTGGGCATCCCCCCTAACCCTGAGGACAG GTCCCCTTCCCCTGAACCAATCTACAACAGCGAGGGGAAGCGGCTTAATACTCGAGAGTTCCGTACTCGAAAAAAGCTTGAAGAGGAGCGACATACCCTCATCACCGAGATGGTTGCTCTCAACCCAGACTTTAAACCACCTGCAGATTACAA GCCTCCAGCAACACGTGTGAGTGATAAAGTGATGATCCCCCAAGATGAGTATCCAGAAATCAATTTTGTGGGGCTCTTAATTGGGCCCAG AGGGAACACCCTGAAGAACATTGAGAAGGAATGCAATGCCAAGATCATGATTCGGGGGAAAGGATCTGTGAAAGAAGGGAAAGTTGGGCGCAAAGATGGTCAAATGTTGCCAGGGGAGGATGAACCTCTTCATGCTCTAGTCACTGCCAATACAATGGAGAATGTCAAAAAGGCAGTAGAACAG ATCAGAAACATCCTGAAGCAGGGTATTGAGACACCAGAGGACCAGAATGATCTACGGAAGATGCAGCTTCGAGAGTTGGCTCGCTTGAATGGTACTCTACGGGAAGATGATAACAG GATCTTAAGACCTTGGCAGAGCTCAGAGACACGCAGCATTACCAATACTACCGTGTGTACCAAGTGTGGAGGGGCTGGCCATATTGCCTCTGATTGCAAATTTCAGAG GCCTGGCGACCCTCAGTCAGCTCAGGATAAAGCACGGATGGATAAAGAATATTTGTCCCTTATGGCTGAGCTAGGGGAAGCTCCTGTCCCTGCATCTGTGGGCTCCACCTCTGGACCTGCCACCACACCCCTGGCCAGTGCACCAAGACCTGCTGCTCCTGCCAGCAACCCACCACCACCG TCTCTCATGTCTACAACGCAGAGTCGCCCACCCTGGATGAATTCTGGTCCTTCAGAGAATCGGCCCTACCATGGCATGCATGGAGGTGGGCCTGGTGGGCCTGGAGGTGGCCCCCACAGCTTCCCACACCCATTACCCAGCCTGACAGGTGGGCATGGTGGACATCCCATGCAACACAATCCAAACGGACCACCACCACCTTGGATgcagccgccgccaccaccaaTGAACCAGGGCCCCCATCCACCTGGGCACCATGGCCCTCCTCCAATGG TACCTGGGAAGTACGCCTGTGGGCTCTGGGGTCTATCGCCTGCATCAAGGAAAAG GTATGATGCCGCCGCCGCCTATGGGCATGATGCCGCCGCCTCCGCCACCTCCCAGTGGGCAGCCCCCGCCTCCTCCCTCTGGTCCTCTTCCtccatggcagcagcagcagcagcagcctccacCACCCCCTCCGCCCAGCAGCAGTATGGCTTCCAGCACCCCCTTGCCATGGCAGCAAA ATACGACGACTACCACCACGAGCGCTGGCACAGGGTCCATCCCGCCATGGCAACAGCAGCAGGCGGCTGCCGCAGCTTCTCCAGGAGCCCCTCAGATGCAAGGCAACCCCACTATGGTGCCCCTGCCCCCCGGGGTCCAGCCGCCTCTGCCGCCCGGGGCCCCTCCCCCTCCGCCGCCTCCGCCACCTGGTTCCGCCGGCATGATGTatgccccaccccctcctcccccgCCTCCCATGGACCCTTCTAA